GAATTCAAAAAGGCTGCGAACAGTGTCAGATGATAAAAATCTGCGAACAACTCGTTTACCATCTGATGTACGTATTTGAATTCTTGTCGAATCAGGACCTTGTGGAGgctcttcattttcaattgGCTTTATAGCAAGAGTTGTGTTGTTATTTATAATTTGAATAGAAGAGCCCTCAGACTCAGAAGATCCTGGAGCAGATTCTTCCTCGTCGCcgtcttcttcagcatCCTCCCATGCAGAGTCTAGGGAAATCAATTCAGCTTGATTTGATCTTTGTTGTGGTAGTGGTGTTACAGATCCAGTAGCTCCCGTTAAAGAGTGAGAGCTCAAAAAATCAACCACTTGTTCAATCCAATCACTAATATTAGGAACAGTACTCCAGACCTTCAACCTTTCTCCCGTCATTGGATCTAAGATTGCAATGTGAGGGAAGCTTTcaaaatgataaaaatTGGTATAATCATCACCGTTTACTGAATCTTTTTGGTACTGCAGGAAAACGAAATTTTCGTGCACTATATCCTTGATGTCGGTATTGGACCAGAAATCTCTATTCAACATTTGGCATTGGAATTCAGTAGGATCTTGAATGTTGATTAAAATCCATTTCTGCTTAGAACGGGCTTCGGTTTTTGCTGTGGCCAGGTTGTATTTTTCCATGATATCAAATGGAGGTCTGAACAAATTAGCTAACCTCCTTTGTGTAGCTGTCATATTGTCCACATCTATTCCTCTTGAGTAATTGCTTCTATGACGCTGGACTATAttaccttcttcatccatgATGGTTTCGAATTGATTATCCACATCgtcatcaatttcttcttgatcacCCCCAAAAGTTTGGTTGAATATGCCCGTTGGTCTAGAGCCGAAAATAGCAGTGGAGGGATCAATGGGAATACCATTTCCAGACACTGGGTAGAGTGTGTCAACTAGTTGTTCGGTGACCGGCTGTATTGGGGCTCGTACTTCGTCATTGTAGGCGTCATTTTGTAAATCTTGGGCCAGCTGTTCGTCGCTTCGAACAGGATTGTTGTCTGTAGCTGTCGCATCTGTACCATGCTCAAAGAATAGAGATACAGCGGTATCAATATCACCTCCTGCCATTTCTATAAATTGCTGAGCCACCGCGGCATCTTCTGTGTTTGTGATTGCTAAGAATGTATCCACTGACGACATTGTTTATCTAAAATTAAAATTGTCAAGTGAGAGTGTGAAATCGATTGCCAAGTGAAGGAGGAAGGTCTATTTATTTGCCTTTCGATTTATGAGCGTGCGTAGAAGGAGGATATCTCGGTCGAGCTCATCGTCGTCCTCAATTGAGTTCTCGGGACCCTGGGACGAACGCTGTTGCGCTGGGAACATTCGCGAGGGATCCCAGACGGTATCCTCCTTATTCAGTAATGATGGTGTTGGCATGGGCTTTATCTCTTCCTCTAGTTCTTTCGATAGCCTTTCCCTTATTTCTTCTCTGGCCTTCGAAACATCTGCTAAATACTGTTTCCATATGATATCTCGATCTCTATGCAATTCTTGGTCGTACAGCTCAAAATCATATCTTGTCTGattctccaagattttCATCTCCGTCACATAGGGTTCCAATGCCTGTTGAAATGCATGCTTAAATATAGGTATATCGATCGGGTTTGCAGCAGCCAGTTCGTTGTTTCTCTTAGCCTGTTTTTGCTTTTTTTCGAAAGTCGAAAGATCTTTGTTCAGTCGGTTCATGGTCGAATCTATTTGATCCACCATCTCATCTATTCTCTCCAGGTAATTTCCTGCTAGAGCCCCTGATATTTCTTTGTAGTCGTTTTTCAATTTACATTGCAGTTCTTCTATGATATCCAGATCATCGATTTCGTCAACGTGTTTA
This is a stretch of genomic DNA from Komagataella phaffii GS115 chromosome 3, complete sequence. It encodes these proteins:
- a CDS encoding UBX (ubiquitin regulatory X) domain-containing protein, with the translated sequence MSSVDTFLAITNTEDAAVAQQFIEMAGGDIDTAVSLFFEHGTDATATDNNPVRSDEQLAQDLQNDAYNDEVRAPIQPVTEQLVDTLYPVSGNGIPIDPSTAIFGSRPTGIFNQTFGGDQEEIDDDVDNQFETIMDEEGNIVQRHRSNYSRGIDVDNMTATQRRLANLFRPPFDIMEKYNLATAKTEARSKQKWILINIQDPTEFQCQMLNRDFWSNTDIKDIVHENFVFLQYQKDSVNGDDYTNFYHFESFPHIAILDPMTGERLKVWSTVPNISDWIEQVVDFLSSHSLTGATGSVTPLPQQRSNQAELISLDSAWEDAEEDGDEEESAPGSSESEGSSIQIINNNTTLAIKPIENEEPPQGPDSTRIQIRTSDGKRVVRRFLSSDTVRSLFEFVKFYFKDIIENHEFQLTSQRVNLFESLGNTIEEANLKNASVLLEVIKD